One Arachis hypogaea cultivar Tifrunner chromosome 2, arahy.Tifrunner.gnm2.J5K5, whole genome shotgun sequence genomic window, CTTCGAcgctctttctctcttctctgatCGTCCTCTTCATTTTTATCTTCATCTCAGCATCCGGAAATTGTGTTCCAAGTCACGAGAGACGGCTGGTCAGTGCTGCAGTTACGAGAGCGTCTGGCAAAGAACAAAGAAGACACGGCATGGGCTCCGAATCTGTTTCCGACGAGTAGCAGAGATGAAAAACAATAAGTTAGAGGTAATGGTGGCTATTGATACAGCTTCAGGTAGAAAGAACAGTGGCAGGGTTTAGGGTGTTGCTGCCATCAACGAAGAAGGAGCAGTTGACAACAATTTCAGGACACCGATCAAGAGAATGGAGAGCTCTGAGATCCATATCCCATCCATATTATTTGCAGaggtcattttttcttttttaaaagtagaaaattttttccttttttctttttaataaaattacaaaaaatgtcGTTAGGGTTCGAGATGCAAGCAAAGGAACCGCCAGAGGAACGTGTGATGGTTTCGGCAAGCGTTCCAGCACCGGAACACCAGAAACCGAGGCTGGATCCGTTCGCGGGTACTCCACAGGGATGATCGTCCTGGTTTATGGCCGTCGCGGATATGCCGACGAAGCGACTAGACTCCCCCCGCACCAACAACACCTTTTAGAAGCTCGCTAAGGTTTAATTTCTTTAAACAACCACCATATTTTTGCATCCATATTGAATTCTTACATTAGTGTCAAGTTGAATGCCCTCCCAGAGATGTTACATGTATAGGTAGCATGTCTTTACAACATGGGATTTGTTGATTTTGtagtttgttttgattaatttgtCTACATAAAATAAATTCCAGCTTCTATTGTTTTATTCGGTTGCAACTTCACAGGCattaatttttgttctttttttcaaggtattataaaattataggttCTTTCGATAACTATTATACTATCCTGTCAAAGGTGCCAGGGGAAGGCATGAATTTTGAGCCTGACAACAGCTCTGAATTTCTTCCAAATGCTACAATTGAGGTTTGTACCAATTAGCTATAGCATAtgcttaattaattttatatagcaTATACAAATTTTAACATTCAAACAACCTAGGTTGCAGGCTTAATACAGAAGAAGGCATGGTgtgttattatgtttttattaatgtTCATTAGAAATCATTCAAACTCATTATGTGATGCCATAATAGTTGAATAGACCTTTTCTTGATCTGCATTTGAAAGTGCATCTATTTACATGCCCCCATTGAATTATTAGATTGCATAGATAATAGAGAACTTATCTAATATATTGTTTTCTTTCATTACTTAATGTCAAGTTTTAGTTTCTTATGAGTGCAGTTTTAATAAATCTTTTGATTGTTGATCAGGGTGGTTGTTAACTTTTCAAAACTATTACTAAATTAtcctttattttgtaatttttttttgtcttttatacACATATTTTGAGGATTCAATTATatgaaaaacgaagaagaataagaaaatggaAATATCCATAGTGCTCTATCATCTATGTAGATAATTTCATGTGTTGGTTGTTGATGACAGCCTCATATATGGGAAGCTTATTGAAAGAGTACTGTAAACCTCTTCTTGCCAAGATACAACAAACTATGATAAGGTAATTGTTTTAAGTTGAATTATGCAATTCCATTTTTTGTTAAACAAGTTTTTGGCTACTGTATAATGCatggtttttttttcatttttaatttttgtaaactATAGAATTTGAAACttcttgattttgaaatttgatcttAGCAGGCTTAAAATCCAGCCTATTATGATTGCATCTGCTCCGTTGGCGTCAAAAGTCTTTAGTGCCTTCAAACAAAAGTTTCATGGTGGTGTTGTCGAAGAGGTGAATACATTATCTATTTTGTTAACATGAGAATAATCATCTATTGTTTATTTAGAAAGGAATCATCTCAATTATTATAGAGGAACGTCTTTCCAAGGATATCCCTcattagattatattatttaCGTTGTTTTTGTGCTTTCCACATTCCATTATCCCTCATTTTTTACTACAAATAGAGGAGAAATAGATTTTGTGAAATGCAGCTTTTAGAATTCTAATTGGTTTTGCTTGACCCAATAAGTTTGAAAATAAAACATGGTGTTTTAACTGTACCGTATATTCTTTCCTTCTACCCATTAAGTTGGAaatttttcatttcaaattttagtGGCTTTTGTGGGATTAAGTTTTTGTTTCAAACTTATTTATTTTGATGTAAATATGTTTTTGTGATTTTTGGATTGAGATGATCTGTGAGTATGATCCTGTTATCCTTCACTATTGTTGACCTTTTCCCATGCTTGATTTGGATTTGTTTTTAGTTTGTGATCTATATTTATtgcttatttgtttatttgttttctttttactcTCAAAATCTTTGTAAGATAAGAAGGCAAATTAAGATGTGAAGAAAATATACATTTCTTACAAAAataaacatgatttttttttcactCATCAATTTACCATTTTTGCTTTAGAATATATTTGCTACTAAAgtcataattttttatgattgtaggcatcatttttctttcataatttcttaCAGTCAAAGAAAATATACAGAGATAGTAATCAATAATGAATTGCTTTATATTATGGCAGTTTCAAAGACATCATAGCCAGGCACAATTTGCAGAAGCATTGTATGGTGATCTGACATGGTATAAGATTTTAATCATTACATGGATTAATGCTGATTTTAGAGAGTTATTTGATACAGTACAGACAAACTCTCTTTCAACAAGAATTCTGAAGGTTTGTCTTTGGAAGGTTTTTGTCGTCGCACACTCTCTCTCACTTTCACTGCATTGAATTGCTATTCCTGTTGCTTTTTCTGCGTTGAGATGCATTTGGTTGAGATACCTCGAGCTTGAGCTGAATGATGATTTTAATTGCATGTTTCTTTGTGTAtcgttttcttcaatttttttaggAAAGAATATTCATGATTGACGAATCGAGCTGTCTTTTTTCTTCTCTGccgttaaatattttttttcattgaaatGCAGCGTCTTGAGTAAAATATTAACAAAGATTATACTGTATGAGAAGGCCAAGAAACTAGCGTTAATAGATTTTCTCACATTGTCgatgattttgtttgattttcttttcttttatttggtgaTATAAGCTTCAGGTTTCCATCAAGATCCCCTTTTCTGGAAGAGCGTAGTGGCAGAATGGTGTGCTACActtgaagaggagaagattaggaGATCTCGATGTCGGCAATGGTGGAATGACGCGACAAATGAGGGGAGCACACAAACAAGCTTTTGTGGTTTGAAGTCACTCCCTGAAAGCATCATCAGAATGAGTTTCCGTCAGTTCCTCCTGTAAACTCAGCTTACTCTATCCAGTCAGATGCATTTGAAAATGAATCATATCAAAGCTCCCCAAAGTACCCTAGCAGATAGAGGTATTATTCTATCATTTCATTTTTggattttgattaaattttattttacttttttgtaTTGTCTTTGGTACTCTTGATATTTCTATTTATTTGGGTTTGATTCCTGTAGTCAGCAGCCCTTATTCTATAACATATAAAGAAAGAATAAGCATTTGTATGTTATATTCATTTCATTTTAACTAATTGATTCCAAGACTAACATAACAGTGTTTCGGATTTGCTCCCACCATCACATTGTTAGAAATTCTTCATTTGGTATGTGAATGCTCTCATCAATAACACTTTACATATGCCAATATAAATTTTCTCAAAAGATGTTTTGAGTTTTTAATTTATTAGCTCGAATTGGTTTGAATAAAAAGGATTTGTTTTTGGAAATTCTATAAGAGATAATTTTGGAGTAATGAAGATCATGAAGTAATGCAAAAAATAATTCTGTAAGAGATAATTTTTTCAAGGTTCTGTGTTTGTGTTTTACaactaattaaaattagtgtagcTGCTCagttttttatcttttcaatttgttcTTCATTTGGTCAAAATTTGTTCTCCTGCAGATCACGGATACCCTTTCGGTTTCACCTAATAAACTCTGAGATCTTAATTCTTAAATATTATGATCAGTACGTACAAGCTTCAAGATCTTCTTATTTATGGTCTTTAAAGAACATGATAATATCAGTGTAATACAACTGCCCAACTCAGGTTAGATACACATGTTTGCATATCCTTTATCTGGGTTGAAATGCCAATATGATTGCCTAACTTGCGTAAATGATTCTTTTGTGTTCATTATTTAATGTGGAATAGTTTTTATGTCAAtttcagagagagaaagagatgtaGATGACTAAAATAAGAGCAAAGAGTATCATTTAATTTGCCGAATTCTGatactttttttcttattttgactAAAAAttgttttcttaaaattttaaagacttTCTTTCTCATTCCTTAGATTGAGTGTAGCTCTTTTTGAAAAGCTTTGTATACTTTGCTATACATGCTGTGCTTTAGTGTTTTTAAGTTATCTTTCAGTCTTCAGATGGCcctttttatctttttctgtttttattaattttaatggccGAATGTATAGTAGGTGCACTAATTGTTTCAACTCCTCAAGGTATTTCATTAATGTTGATGGTCGAATATGTGGTGTTGCTACATATTTATTAAAAGTTAAATAGTTACTTTGGATCAGAATATACATGAtctctttcaattttttgttaacaTGAGAATAATCATTTATTGTTTATTTAGAAAAGGGTAACATCGGGAATCATCTCAATTATTCTAGAGGAAAGTCTTTACATTTTTTGTTAATGAAAATTAATGCATTATTTATGTTGCTTTTGTGCTTTCCAAATTCCAATGATATCCctcattaaattatattatttacgtTGTTTTTGTGCTTTCCACATTCCAAGGTTATTCCTCTTTTTTTATGTTGTTATCACAGAGGAACTTTGTGCATTGAATTAGACTCACAATAGCTTAGTAGTCACTAGAATCACTACTTTTCTTGGCGAATGATATTTGAGAAAAGAAAAATCTCATTGAtttagtgt contains:
- the LOC112758026 gene encoding uncharacterized protein isoform X7 encodes the protein MGSLLKEYCKPLLAKIQQTMISRLKIQPIMIASAPLASKVFSAFKQKFHGGVVEEFQRHHSQAQFAEALYGDLTWYKILIITWINADFRELFDTVQTNSLSTRILKVSIKIPFSGRA
- the LOC112758026 gene encoding uncharacterized protein isoform X5 codes for the protein MGSLLKEYCKPLLAKIQQTMISRLKIQPIMIASAPLASKVFSAFKQKFHGGVVEEFQRHHSQAQFAEALYGDLTWYKILIITWINADFRELFDTVQTNSLSTRILKLQVSIKIPFSGRA
- the LOC112758026 gene encoding uncharacterized protein isoform X8 produces the protein MGSLLKEYCKPLLAKIQQTMIRLKIQPIMIASAPLASKVFSAFKQKFHGGVVEEFQRHHSQAQFAEALYGDLTWYKILIITWINADFRELFDTVQTNSLSTRILKVSIKIPFSGRA
- the LOC112758026 gene encoding uncharacterized protein isoform X2 yields the protein MGSLLKEYCKPLLAKIQQTMIRLKIQPIMIASAPLASKVFSAFKQKFHGGVVEEFQRHHSQAQFAEALYGDLTWYKILIITWINADFRELFDTVQTNSLSTRILKVCLWKLQVSIKIPFSGRA
- the LOC112758026 gene encoding uncharacterized protein isoform X4 yields the protein MGSLLKEYCKPLLAKIQQTMIRLKIQPIMIASAPLASKVFSAFKQKFHGGVVEEFQRHHSQAQFAEALYGDLTWYKILIITWINADFRELFDTVQTNSLSTRILKVCLWKVSIKIPFSGRA
- the LOC112758026 gene encoding uncharacterized protein isoform X1, whose product is MGSLLKEYCKPLLAKIQQTMISRLKIQPIMIASAPLASKVFSAFKQKFHGGVVEEFQRHHSQAQFAEALYGDLTWYKILIITWINADFRELFDTVQTNSLSTRILKVCLWKLQVSIKIPFSGRA
- the LOC112758026 gene encoding uncharacterized protein isoform X3 produces the protein MGSLLKEYCKPLLAKIQQTMISRLKIQPIMIASAPLASKVFSAFKQKFHGGVVEEFQRHHSQAQFAEALYGDLTWYKILIITWINADFRELFDTVQTNSLSTRILKVCLWKVSIKIPFSGRA
- the LOC112758026 gene encoding uncharacterized protein isoform X6, with translation MGSLLKEYCKPLLAKIQQTMIRLKIQPIMIASAPLASKVFSAFKQKFHGGVVEEFQRHHSQAQFAEALYGDLTWYKILIITWINADFRELFDTVQTNSLSTRILKLQVSIKIPFSGRA